GAATATGTCTAGCCAGTTCAAAGTGGAGACTACTGTAGGGACGGCGAGGTGGACGAGCTAGGGGCATTTCTGCTTCTTTTGGGGTGCGATTCCCTTTTTTAACATTACAACGGACACAAGCTGCCACCATATTTTCCCAACTATCACCACCACCGCGAGAACGAGGAATCACATGATCAAGGGTTAGTTGCTCTCCCTTATAACCGCAATATTGGCAACGATTGCTATCTCGCTCTAAGATATTACGACGGGTTAAAGGAATTTCTTTGTAAGGGACTCGAACATAGTACCGTAAACGGATTACGGTGGGTAACGGAAAGTTGGTATAAATGAAGGTTCCGTTATATTCAAGCTGTTCAGCTTTCCCTTTGAGCAACAAAACCACCGCCCTTCGCCAGCTGGTAAGGTTGAGCGGTTCGTAAGAGGCGTTTAGCACCAAAACCTTGCTCATTAGCTCAATCTAAAATTAACTTAATATTACTGAAGATGTTAACATAACCACTTTTGAGTTGAGCAAGTTTTGCTTAAATTTAAAATGTAACAGTAATGTTAAATCTCTAACCAGATGCACCGAGTAATTGTCCGCGAATTATTCATTCTACCGTTCCAGAGTTAACCCCCTTAGCGTTAAAAACGTGAATTACCCACAACCAATCACTTCGTGATGTGGTTGGGGCTTCTCAGCAGCACCAGCTTGCGCTTCGGTTCGTAACTGAGCTTTACTACTGGCGTTCATCCCTACCGCCAAATTTCTTATATTTCTAGCTGCGTTTTGATCTCTATCCATTGATAACCCACAATGAGGACAGTTATGGATTCTTTCTGATAGCTTTTTCGGAACTTTCTTGCCACAACCTGAACAATTCTGTGATGTATTTTTGGGGTTAACTTCTATCGTTAACTGTCCAGCATTTTCGGCTTTGACAGCTAATCTACTCAGAAAATTTCCCCAACCAGCATCATAGATTGATTTGCTTAGTCTAGTTTTAGCAAGTCCCTTAATGTTGAGTTTTTCATGGGCAATGACATCTCCTTGATTAAGAATTAATTTAATAGTGTTAAAGTGGAAATCTTTTCTCTGTCTAGCAACTTTTTGATGATGTTTTCCAAGTTGCTTGACTGCTTTTTGATAGCGTTTACTTCCTTTGTGACGACGAGATACCTTCTGCTGTAGCTTTTTGAGTCTTTCTTGTCCTTTTCGATAAAACTGAGGGATTTCTACTTTTTCACCTTCAGAAGTTACCAAAAAATCTTTTAAGCCCATATCAATACCTAGCGTATTCTCTGAGGTGGGAGTTATATCTATAGTTGATTCTGGGACGTTTGTATCTTCGAGAGAAAGTGTCAAGTAATAGCCATCAGCTTTCCTAGTTATTTGTGCTGTTTTAATCTTAAAAACATCAGGAATCGGGCGGTGCTTAATGAACTTAACTGTCCCAAATTTAGGTAAATTAATCTGATTATCTTGGACACAATTAGCTTTAACTTGCGGAAAAAGTATAGTCCGATAACGTCCTTTTCCTTTGAATCTAGGTTTTCCTGATTTCTTCCCACTCTTATCCCCCCTAAGCCAACGTTGAAAAGCCAAATCAACTCTTTTAACACAGTCTTGAAGGACTTGTGACTGGATTTGGCAATACCAAGGTCTATCTTTTTTAAGCTGAGTTAGACTTTGTTTTTGAGAGAAATAGGTGGGACGGTCAGATAATTCTGGAAGATGACAGATTAAAGGACAAGAATTGACAGCCGTTCTATGAGTTTCCCACCAATCAAAGCGTTGACCTAACAGGTAGTTGTATTGACACCTTAATAATTCTAGCCATTTCTCCATCTTGGCTATTTGCTCTTTGTCAGGTTTTAGGCGATACTGATAGGAAAATCGCATTGCGGTATCTGTCTTTTCTGTGATCAATTGATTATAACATAATGCCACCATCTCGACACCACTATGAAAAAAATGACTTTAAGATGTACTGAAGAAGAACATCAACAGCTTCTCTCTTACTGCAAACATAAGGGAAGAAGCCACGCAGGAAGTAATAAGAGAACAGATCAGGAAGTTATCAATCTCAGCCGGAGCTTTAGTGAGGATATTGAACCCCCTCGATTGATGGCGATTCATCCCCACCTAATCGCAGGCGATGTAGATGGGGGATTCTCGCCCATCTTGCTAAAAATTGGTCAAACTATTCCTGATCTAGAGTTTGAACGTTCTAATAATACCACCGCTTGCCGAGTTGTACGGAAACGGGGAAACTTACGAGTTATTATTGAAGCCTACATTAGTCATGACATCCGCGCAGGAAAATATAAATTCGCTTCTTCTCCACTTTGTACCACAATAGTTTCACAAGGAGCATTATCAGTAACATACTTACTGACACTCCCTAAGAAAAATTGTTGCCAAGCCTGTTTGCCATTTGATCCCATAATAATAGCCCTTACTGGAAAATTTTGGGCAGTTCGACAAATCACTGGCCCAGGTGCCCCAGTCAAAGAAATTTGATAATCGGTATTTACTCCTTCAACCCTGGCAATATTACATAAATTGTGTAGCCAAGCATTGAGTCGATTTAAATCATTTTCCACCGCCAATTCATGCTTTTTTTCAATTAATCGGCGACTACTTAACCCTGTTCCCGCATCAATCATTGAGCTTAAATTTTGCCACGTTTTGACCTCAATACAATGCAAGATGCGTAAACTTCCTCTGTTTTCACTTGCTATTTTGAGTGCTTGCTCAAAAACTTTATCACTAAGAGGAGATTCATCAAGGGCGACTAAAAAAGTTGGATATTCAGTTTCCATAATTTGTGATTTCTTATTCGTGATTGATTACCTTGTTTCCCCAACTGATCTATACTAAAAATTGCTCCATTTCATTTGACCTCTGCTATTAGTTGATCTAGTTGAGATTGCATTTGATTTAAAACTAACTGGTAACAATGATCAACATAAGCCAAATCTTGAGCTGCTTTTCTTCCATAATGCTCAAAAATAATCGGTTCGCCAATTCGTAAATGAATTTTTGCGGGTAGAGGGAAATTAATTAGAGGACCAATGGCAATTCCCCAAGGAAGTCCTAAATAAATGGGAAAGACCTCTGGATCAAGATTAAATAACCACGGAAGATTAAATGTTTCAAGAAAGGCTTTCATCGGTTCATAAATATCAGCGAGAACAATTAAAGTTTCATGGGCTCCCCAAGACACTAGGGGGACAATAGGAACATTCTCTCGCAAAGCAAGTTTAATAAACCCTTTCCGCCCATAAAATTTAACTTGATCTCGTTCCCAGTAGGGGCGAAATACCTCTTTTCCCCCACCAGGATAAACTAATACATGAGCCTGCCGTCGCAGAGCAGGAATTGCTATCCGTGGATCAGCTTGAATTGCTCCTAGTTTACTTGCAATTTGTGCTAAGGGCGTATAAGCCTTCCACACATGAGGGTGCATTAGTCCATAAGCTGGTTTTTCTGTCCCAAACCGACAAAACCACTCATAAAGGGTCATCATCATGTCAGGGGTAGCTAACCCACCGTTGTGTGAACCGACAACTAAAGCTGCTTCATTAGCGGAAAGATTCTCCCAGCCCTCACTTTCGGCTTGGAAGTAGTGATCATGAAACCACTGAGCTTGTTTTAACCAGTTTTTTATCGTTTCTGGGTCACGGTCATCAAGTGACCAACCCGAGAGAGGGGGATATTTCACGCTATTACCTTGTTTTTAATTCGTTTGAGTAGGGGCTTGAAATTTTTATTTGAAAAAATCGCTTTACTATATCTTCTTATAATGTATCTAATTGATAAGGGATTGGCTAAAATTAACTTAATTGAATCGAAGAATTAGGAACTTTGATTTTACGAGTAGATTCAATACTCTTGATAACTTCTATGGCGATATCTTTAACAACAGGCGGAACAACTGCATTGCCAAATTGCTTATAGGCTTGGTTATCAGAAACAGGGATTTTAAAATCTTCTGGAAATCCCATTAATCTAGAACATTCTTTTGGTGTTAGTCGCCGAGGATTTTTCTGATCTTGAGGAACTAAAATTTCAGAACCATCTTTATAATATCTAGCACTTAATGTACGAGTAATTCCTTCCAAGTTGACAAGACCATAGCCAAAACCGTTTCCTTTAGATTGATGCTTTTTCGCATAGTTTTTTAAGTATAGCCATAATTTATCGCTTAGAGTATATTTATCTGGAACATTTGGTTCTAGAATATCCTTGATTTTCGGTTTTTGATCTTTAAAATCAGGAAATTGAAACTCTAATGGTAGTTTAAATCCCACAATAAAAACTCTTTGTCTATTTTGTGGAACAACGTAAGAAGCATTAATAACTTGATAGTAAATTTGGTAATTTAATTCATTTGATAATGTATTTTTAATAATCTCAAAAGTTTGCTTTTTATTATGACTTAATAGATTTTTGACGTTTTCTAGAATAAATGCTCGTGGTTGCTTCTCTTTGAGAATTCTGACAATATGAAAGAAAAGATTGCCTTGCGCGGTATGTTGAAAGCCATGTTTAATGTTTAGGGAGTTATTTTTACTCACTCCTGCAATACTAAAGGGCTGACAAGGGAAACCGCCCACTAAAAGATCATGATCTGGGATATCGTTTTCTGCAATTTCGGTAATATCTCCCTGGGGGATTTCGTTAAAGTTAGCGAGATATGTTTGCTGACAAAATTTATCCCATTCAGAAGAAAAAACACATTCACATCCTAACTGTTCAAGGGCAATTCTAAATCCTCCTATTCCTGCAAATAAATCTATGAATTTGTAATCTTTTGAATGATCCATTCACCTATATTTGTCCTTTGTTATTTGTAAACCAATGACTAATGACTAATGAAGAATACAGACTAAGAAACACTATATGTCAGGCTGTCGCTGTTTTTAATGATTTCGCCGCGGTTAAAACTTCTTGTCTTGCGGTTTGATTCACTTCTAAAATCTGTTCAAGAGTGGGATTAGGAGTATTATAACTAGAAGCGCGATCGCAGACAGTTTCAATTAGACGAGGAATATCTAAAAAGCCCACTTTCTCTTCTAAAAATAGAGCAACTGCTTGTTCATTGGCAGCATTTAAAACGGCGGGCATTAAGCCACCTTCTCTTCCCACAGCATAAGCGAGTTGCATACAGGGATATTTTTCGTGATCAGGTTCTTTGAAGGTTAAACTCCCTGCTTTCACTAAGTCTAAGGGTTCCCAGTCAGTATAAAGGCGATCAGGGTAGGATAGGGCATAGAGTAGGGGTAAACGCATATCTGCCCAGCCTAACTGGGCTAACACTGAGGTATCTTGTAACTCAATGAGAGAGTGAATAATACTCTGAGGATGGATGACAATATCAATTTGGTCATAATCAACCCCAAACAGATAATGAGCTTCAATCACTTCTAAGCCTTTATTCATGAGGGTTGCTGAATCAATGGTAATTTTTTGACCCATTGACCAATTAGGATGTTTGAGGGCATCTGCAACGGTAACTTCAGGTAACTGTTCTACAGGTAAATCACGAAAAGCCCCACCAGATGCAGTTAAGAGAATACGACGTAATCCCTTTTCAGGAACACCTTGTAAACATTGGAAAATTGCGGAATGCTCGGAGTCAGCAGGAAGTAATTTCACGCCATATTTTTCCACTAAGGGCAATACCACAGGCGCACCAGCGATGAGGGTTTCTTTATTGGCTAAGGCAATATTTTTTCCCGCTTTTATAGCGGCAATCGTGGGAAGCAAGCCAGCACAACCGACAATTCCTGTAACTACACTTTCCGCATCACCGTATCTGGCGACTTCAGCCACTCCCTCTTCCCCAGCAAGAATAATTGGAGAATAATCGAGATTTTCTAAAGCAGTTTTTAATTCGGGTAAATTATCTTCATAGCAAGTAGCCACAATTTCGGGGCGAAATTCCGCTACCTGTCGCGCTAATAACTCAATGTTACGCCCAGCTGCTAATCCCACAATCCTAAATTCGTCTGGGTATTGGGTGGCAATTTCTAAGGTTTGGGTTCCGATTGAACCTGTTGATCCAATGACGGTAATTGCTTTCACGGTTCTTTACACCTAGCTTACAGTTTGTTTCCTATTTTCTCCTCTCCTCATGATTTTGTCACGGTTAGTTATTATTCATCGGAATTACCCGTACTTGTAGCCCTTCTTCGCGTAGCTTTTGCCCTATTTCTTCAGCGTTTTCCTGACTTTGGAAAATACCCACTTGCATAACAGAACGTCCTTCATAGCGACTTCTAAAAGCATCAGGAACAATCTCTTTTACTTTATCTTGATCGCTGTTTGTGCTAATTTCGACAATTACACGATATTCTCCTCCCACAATGGCGGCGCGCTCTTCGGGAGAAGTTCCGGGGCGAAATTGATCCCCACTGGGAATATTACCGCTAGGAACGGGTAAGGAGTTGGAATTGCGCTGGGGAGGAGGATTATTATTCCTCGAAGTATTAGCCCTTTCTTGAGATGAGTTGGAATGTAAGGAAAGGATATCATCAAGGCTCGCTCTTCCTCCATTGCTAGGTTGAGAATCACGAGACGCTGGAGGCTGACTAGGAGTATTATTATTATCTTGAGAGCTACTAGAAGCTGGAGAGTTATTAGGAGAATTATTGCTCGTTCTATTATTTTCAGTGGAACGATTGGGGGGAGCCGTTAATTGAATCTCTCCTCTCACAGCATTACCACTAGAACCATTATCTTGAGGGGGAAGTAGTTCCGAGGAACTCACTGGGGTGGGAATATCCCCATCAAGGCGTAAAGGGGGATTATTTCGATCAGTAGATAAAGACGAGGAAGACTCAGGAGTGGGAGCTGTCCAAATTTGTTCTGTGCTAGAAGAGGGGGTAGGACGAGGACTTCGCTGTTGTCTAGTGATTTGCAAACGTGGAGGAGAGGGTTCTTCTGGCATGGGGTTGGCAACTGTTCCTGTGAGATCAATTTCCCCTTCTGTGCTGCCAGCAATTTCATTGCCATGGGCTGGAATAACAAAGTTTTTAGCACTATTTTTAATCGCCCCTTGACCATTTTGGCGAAACACGTTGCCTCCGGGTTCTTGATCTGTTCCTAAGTCGGGACGAGAATTGCTAATAGCCACTAATCCTTGTTGGCGAGAGAGGGTAATAGTGTTATTTCTGAGAATGGGTTGGGCGTTTCCTTCGATGACAATTCCAATACGATTATTTTTGATTTCGTTATCGAGGAGTTGTGGTTTTGTGTGCTGGGTCATGCTAATGCCAAAACCAGTGCTGTCAAAGGTGTTATTTTCGATAATGGGTTCACTACGCCCATAAATCACTATGCCATTACCAGCATTCTGATTAAAGTAGTTGTCACTAATTCTGGGTTTACCAAAGCCATTGACAGAAAGACCAGTGCTATCATTGCCACGGAAGCTACTATGAGTGACAGTGGGACTTGCTCCTTCTACCCAAACACCATGACCGCGATCGCGCTGATTCGTTACACTAACTCCAGTCAACGTGGCATCTGCTAATAGGGCAATCCCAACCTGTTGACCGGCTCCTGTCGGGCTGCGAAATAAGCCACCCCCTTTAATTTGGACATCATTTCCCTGATTGTTAGGAGTCCCACGAATTTCTACATTTCTTCTCACTACTATGGGAAATTGTTCTCCTGTTTCCTCACTATAGGTTCCTGGGGCAAGTTTAATTACCGCATTTCTTTGGGCGGCGGCAAGAGCTTCTGTTAAAGTTTGATAAGGCTGTTCTTTGCTACCATCGGCACTGTCATCGTTACCACTGTCAGGGTTAACGTGGATAATCGTTTCTGTTTCTTGAGCCTGTACTGATGGCGCGATCGCAGAAACCATTATCGTTGGCATGAAACTCGCTAAAGCCAGTCCTAAATAAAGTTTAGTAGAAAATGATACTCCTAAATTCACCGTCTTTCTCTCCTCAATACAGTTAATGTGTCCGATCTCCTACCGCCGTTAATTCTTGTCCGCCAAAAATTGCTTCGGGATAAGAATAATGCTTAAATTCTAGAAGATTATAAAAGGGGTCTTGTAAAAAGAAGGTACGATGTTCAGTTAGTTCCCCTGGGAAACGATGTTTTGCATTTTGGTAAAATTGCAGTTGTTTGCTAGTGGCTCGTTGCCAAATTGTTTCCCATTCTTTTTGGGTGGGAAAAATCATCCCAAAGTGACGGGGATAAATTCCTTTTTGAGGAATTAATTCTTCGTTGGTAACATGAGCTACCACTTGATGACCATAGAAGTTGAGAATAACTGCTTGCTCAGTTTCTCGTCCTACCTCACAACCGAGTCCATTCACATAAAAGGCTTTAGCATCGGTGATGTTTTTAATGGGAATGGCAAGATGAAAAATTGGCTGTTTCATAGCTACTAACAGTAAACGTGATCAGATAGTCACTCGTTATTATTAAAGATATCTTAAAATCTGATGGGTTAAGGAGAGCAAAACTAAATGTATAATCCTGAAAGTGCAATTGAAGCGATTCAAGCGCGAGAAATTCTTGATTCCCGAGGCAGACCAACTGTCGAGGCACAGGTACAACTAGCGAGTGGGGCAATGGGGCTAGCACAAGTGCCCAGTGGAGCTTCCACAGGAACATTTGAAGCCCATGAACTGCGAGATGGAGACACTCGCTATGGGGGAAAAGGAGTCTTAAAAGCGGTAGAAAATATCCATGAGACATTAGTTCCAGCTTTAATTGACTTTGATGCCTTGGATCAAATGTTGATTGACAAAACCATGAGAGAGGAAGATGGCTCTGATAATAAATCGAACCTTGGGGCTAATGCCATTCTTGCTGTCTCCCTTGCCACCGCTAAAGCGGCTGCGGATCATCTCATGTTACCTCTCTATCGCTACTTAGGGGGGCCCACGGCAAATGTTTTACCTGTTCCCTTTATGAATGTCATTAACGGGGGTGAACACGCTTCTAATAATGTTGACTTCCAAGAATTTATGATTGTTCCTATTGGCGCACCTACGTTTAGTGAGGCGCTGCGTTGGGGAGCAGAAATTTTTAGTGCGCTGAGTAAAGTTTTAGACGCTCAAGGGTTATTAACGGGCGTTGGTGATGAGGGAGGATTTGCCCCCAATCTAGAATCCAATCAGGCAGCGTTAGATATTCTCATGCTTGCCATTGAAAAAGCAGGATATCTCCCCGGAGAACAAGTTGCCTTAGCCCTAGATGTGGCGGCTAATGAGTTTTATCAAAATGGCTCGTATGTTTATGAGGAGAAATCACACTCTTCTCAAGAATTAATTAATGATCTTACCGATTTAGCCCGAGATTATCCCATTCTCTCCATTGAAGATGGGTTACAAGAGGAAGACTGGGACAACTGGCGAGGCTTAACTGAGAAAATTGGCGAACATAAGCAGTTAGTAGGCGATGATTTGTTTGTTACGAATCCCACACGCTTACAAAAAGGAATTGAAACCAATTCTGGGAATGCCATTTTAATTAAACTGAACCAAATTGGAACCTTAACGGAAACCTTAGAAACCATTGATCTCGCTCATCGCAATCGCTATGGTTGCATGATTAGCCATCGTTCTGGCGAAACGGAAGATACAACGATCGCGGATTTAGCCGTTGCCACTCGTGCTGGGCAAATTAAGACTGGTTCTCTCTCTCGTAGTGAACGAATTGCCAAGTACAATCAGTTATTGCGAATTGAACAAGAACTCGGCGATCGCGCCGTTTATGCGCCTACAGTTGGGTTAGGACCTCGCTATCAATTCTAATTTCAGTGATTACTGAGACAGGGAAAAAGGAAGCATTAAGAATTAATAATGATGAATTGATTGTTCCTAAAAAATTCATTACTCTAACCTTAACTGCTTCTTGATCCCTCCCTACTTAGTAGCAGGTAACAATAAATATTTCACCCCTGTTGAGCAACGCTTATGGATATTACCCCTGATTCAGTAGCAACCCTTTTAAACTCAGAGGATTATGGTGATCGCCTTACTGGGATTAACCAATTGCGCCAATTAGACCCCAAAGACGCTTTTCCCCTCATTGAACCCCTAGTTAATGATACCAATGTGAGAGTGCGCTATGCGGCGGTTAGTCAATTGAGTAGTTTGGGCGAAGTGAATCGGGAAAAATCCTTGGCGTTACTGCGCGATCGATTGCACAATGAGCCAGAAGCAGATGTACAAGCGGCGGCAGCAGATGCCCTTGGAGGGTTAAAACTAACTGAAACCCTCGATGATCTAATTCAACTCTATCGCCAAACTGAAGAATGGTTAGTTGAATTTAGTATTATTGCTTGTTTAGGGGAAATGGGCGACCCTAAGGCTTATGATGTCTTAATTGAAGCCCTCAATTCTGAGAATAATTTAGTGAAAACTGTTGCCATTGGCTCATTAGGAGAATTAGGAGAACCGCAAGCGGTAGAAGCCCTGAAACCGTTTATTAATGATCCAGACTGGCAAGTCCGATCGCGCTTAGTACAAGCCTTTAGTCGTCTCGGTGGCGAACAAGCCCAAGCCCTTTTACAACAGTTAAGCAACGATGAAGCCGAACAAGTTGCCGAAGAAGCGAAAAAAGCTCTGAATTAATGATTTCCTCTCCAGAGCCAGCAAAGATTAAGTTAAAGTAGAAGGTTAGTGGTTAATAAAAATTTAGAATAAACATTAAATATGACTGTTACTGCCGAAACGCCTCCTCTCACTCAAAAAAATCGTCGTCGCGTGGTCTTCCCTTTTACCGCAATTATTGGTCAAGACGATATGAAATTGGCATTATTGCTCAATGTCATTGATCCGAAAATTGGTGGCGTGATGATTATGGGCGATCGCGGCACAGGAAAATCCACCACTATTCGGGCTTTAGCCGATCTTCTCCCCGAAATTGACGTAGTAGAAGGGGATCCTTTCAATAGCCATCCCGATGATCCCGATTTAATGAGTGAAGAAGTGCGGCAAAAATGGGAACAGGAAATGCCTCTCAATACCGTTAAGCATAAAGTTCCCATGATTGACCTGCCCTTAGGAGCAACCGAAGACCGCGTTTGTGGGACGATTGACATTGAAAAAGCCCTTGCAGAAGGGATTAAAGCCTTTGAACCCGGGTTATTAGCCAAAGCTAATCGGGGGTTACTGTATGTGGATGAGGTGAACTTACTCGATGATCACCTTGTGGATGTTTTATTAGACTCCGCTGCCAGTGGCTGGAATACAGTAGAACGGGAAGGAATTTCCATTCGTCACCCCGCGCGTTTTGTTTTAGTCGGTTCAGGAAACCCTGAAGAAGGGGAACTCCGTCCACAATTATTAGACCGCTTTGGGATGAATGTCGAAGTGCGAACAGTGCGCGATCCTGAATTGCGAGTTAAAATCGTTGAACAGCGATCGCAGTTTGATCAAACCCCGCAAGAGTTTAGTCAGCAATACGAAGAAGAACAAACGAAACTCCAGCAAACCATTGTTAAAGCTCAAGAACTATTATCACAAGTGCAAATGGACTATGATTTGCGAGTTAAAGTCTCTCAAGTTTGCGGTGAATTAGATGTAGATGGCTTGCGAGGGGATATTGTTACCAATCGGGCAGCGAAAGCTCTAGCTGCGTTAGAAGAGCGCACAGAAGTTAATGTGGAAGATATTCGTCGAGTGATGCCCTTATGTCTCCGTCATCGCCTACGGAAAGATCCCTTAGAATCAGTTGATTCTGGTTATAAAGTGGAAAAAGCGATCGCGCAGGTGTTTGGTTTGGAATTAGACGAGGAAGAATCATCATCCTAAATCCCTCGATTGAGTTTGCCACTTTTGTAGCCTTCTAAATCAAGGGTGACAAACAAAAATCCTAACTCCTGAAACTTCTCTGTTAACACCTCTAAATTAATTTCGTTAACAAAGTGTTTAATCTGGTGGGGAGAAACTTCAATGCGAGCTGTCTCACCTTGTGATCGCACACGGATATTTGTCCATCCCAACTGGCGGAGATAAACTTCGGCTCTCCCCACCCGTTGTAATTTTGCCACTGTAATTTCTTCTCCATAGGGAAAACGGGAACTTAAACAGGGTTGAGATGGCTTATCCCACCAAGGCAGATGGAGTTGTTGGGAGATTTCTCTAACTTCTGCCTTGGTAATTCCTACTTCAGCTAACAGCGATCGCGCTCCCCGTTCTTTTGCCGCTTGAATGCCAGGACGATAATCTTGTAAATCATCAGCATTGACTCCATCCACCACATAAGGATATCCTTTTGCTATCGCGAGCGGTTTGAGAGTATCGTGCAATTCACTTTTACAAAAGTAGCAACGATTAACAGGATTTGAGGTATAGTTGGGATTATCCATTTCATGGGTAGAAATCAGTTCATGGGGAATGCCGATTGTCTTCGCTTGTTCTTGGGCTTCGTCTAATTCTTCAGGAAGCAGAGAAGGAGAAACCGCAGTAACAGCTAACGCCTTATCTCCTAAAACATCATAGGCAACTTTTGCTATGAGCGTGCTATCAATGCCCCCAGAATAGGCAATCAAGGCTTTCTCCATTTCTTGAAATAGCGTTTTTAATTGACTAAGTTTCTCCATGATTTATTTTTTGTCTCCTGAAAATAGTAAGCTGAATCCTTAACCTGCCTTTTCTGTGACAGAAGGTGTAATCTCTGACCTAATTTAACTTAGTTAACCCTACT
This window of the Euhalothece natronophila Z-M001 genome carries:
- a CDS encoding universal stress protein; the protein is METEYPTFLVALDESPLSDKVFEQALKIASENRGSLRILHCIEVKTWQNLSSMIDAGTGLSSRRLIEKKHELAVENDLNRLNAWLHNLCNIARVEGVNTDYQISLTGAPGPVICRTAQNFPVRAIIMGSNGKQAWQQFFLGSVSKYVTDNAPCETIVVQSGEEANLYFPARMS
- the dxr gene encoding 1-deoxy-D-xylulose-5-phosphate reductoisomerase, with product MKAITVIGSTGSIGTQTLEIATQYPDEFRIVGLAAGRNIELLARQVAEFRPEIVATCYEDNLPELKTALENLDYSPIILAGEEGVAEVARYGDAESVVTGIVGCAGLLPTIAAIKAGKNIALANKETLIAGAPVVLPLVEKYGVKLLPADSEHSAIFQCLQGVPEKGLRRILLTASGGAFRDLPVEQLPEVTVADALKHPNWSMGQKITIDSATLMNKGLEVIEAHYLFGVDYDQIDIVIHPQSIIHSLIELQDTSVLAQLGWADMRLPLLYALSYPDRLYTDWEPLDLVKAGSLTFKEPDHEKYPCMQLAYAVGREGGLMPAVLNAANEQAVALFLEEKVGFLDIPRLIETVCDRASSYNTPNPTLEQILEVNQTARQEVLTAAKSLKTATA
- a CDS encoding lysophospholipid acyltransferase family protein, whose protein sequence is MKYPPLSGWSLDDRDPETIKNWLKQAQWFHDHYFQAESEGWENLSANEAALVVGSHNGGLATPDMMMTLYEWFCRFGTEKPAYGLMHPHVWKAYTPLAQIASKLGAIQADPRIAIPALRRQAHVLVYPGGGKEVFRPYWERDQVKFYGRKGFIKLALRENVPIVPLVSWGAHETLIVLADIYEPMKAFLETFNLPWLFNLDPEVFPIYLGLPWGIAIGPLINFPLPAKIHLRIGEPIIFEHYGRKAAQDLAYVDHCYQLVLNQMQSQLDQLIAEVK
- a CDS encoding DUF1565 domain-containing protein → MNLGVSFSTKLYLGLALASFMPTIMVSAIAPSVQAQETETIIHVNPDSGNDDSADGSKEQPYQTLTEALAAAQRNAVIKLAPGTYSEETGEQFPIVVRRNVEIRGTPNNQGNDVQIKGGGLFRSPTGAGQQVGIALLADATLTGVSVTNQRDRGHGVWVEGASPTVTHSSFRGNDSTGLSVNGFGKPRISDNYFNQNAGNGIVIYGRSEPIIENNTFDSTGFGISMTQHTKPQLLDNEIKNNRIGIVIEGNAQPILRNNTITLSRQQGLVAISNSRPDLGTDQEPGGNVFRQNGQGAIKNSAKNFVIPAHGNEIAGSTEGEIDLTGTVANPMPEEPSPPRLQITRQQRSPRPTPSSSTEQIWTAPTPESSSSLSTDRNNPPLRLDGDIPTPVSSSELLPPQDNGSSGNAVRGEIQLTAPPNRSTENNRTSNNSPNNSPASSSSQDNNNTPSQPPASRDSQPSNGGRASLDDILSLHSNSSQERANTSRNNNPPPQRNSNSLPVPSGNIPSGDQFRPGTSPEERAAIVGGEYRVIVEISTNSDQDKVKEIVPDAFRSRYEGRSVMQVGIFQSQENAEEIGQKLREEGLQVRVIPMNNN
- a CDS encoding RNA-guided endonuclease InsQ/TnpB family protein — its product is MRFSYQYRLKPDKEQIAKMEKWLELLRCQYNYLLGQRFDWWETHRTAVNSCPLICHLPELSDRPTYFSQKQSLTQLKKDRPWYCQIQSQVLQDCVKRVDLAFQRWLRGDKSGKKSGKPRFKGKGRYRTILFPQVKANCVQDNQINLPKFGTVKFIKHRPIPDVFKIKTAQITRKADGYYLTLSLEDTNVPESTIDITPTSENTLGIDMGLKDFLVTSEGEKVEIPQFYRKGQERLKKLQQKVSRRHKGSKRYQKAVKQLGKHHQKVARQRKDFHFNTIKLILNQGDVIAHEKLNIKGLAKTRLSKSIYDAGWGNFLSRLAVKAENAGQLTIEVNPKNTSQNCSGCGKKVPKKLSERIHNCPHCGLSMDRDQNAARNIRNLAVGMNASSKAQLRTEAQAGAAEKPQPHHEVIGCG
- a CDS encoding HNH endonuclease, whose amino-acid sequence is MSKVLVLNASYEPLNLTSWRRAVVLLLKGKAEQLEYNGTFIYTNFPLPTVIRLRYYVRVPYKEIPLTRRNILERDSNRCQYCGYKGEQLTLDHVIPRSRGGGDSWENMVAACVRCNVKKGNRTPKEAEMPLARPPRRPYSSLHFELARHIQGNRNQEWRKYVIGIP
- a CDS encoding VOC family protein is translated as MKQPIFHLAIPIKNITDAKAFYVNGLGCEVGRETEQAVILNFYGHQVVAHVTNEELIPQKGIYPRHFGMIFPTQKEWETIWQRATSKQLQFYQNAKHRFPGELTEHRTFFLQDPFYNLLEFKHYSYPEAIFGGQELTAVGDRTH
- the dcm gene encoding DNA (cytosine-5-)-methyltransferase: MDHSKDYKFIDLFAGIGGFRIALEQLGCECVFSSEWDKFCQQTYLANFNEIPQGDITEIAENDIPDHDLLVGGFPCQPFSIAGVSKNNSLNIKHGFQHTAQGNLFFHIVRILKEKQPRAFILENVKNLLSHNKKQTFEIIKNTLSNELNYQIYYQVINASYVVPQNRQRVFIVGFKLPLEFQFPDFKDQKPKIKDILEPNVPDKYTLSDKLWLYLKNYAKKHQSKGNGFGYGLVNLEGITRTLSARYYKDGSEILVPQDQKNPRRLTPKECSRLMGFPEDFKIPVSDNQAYKQFGNAVVPPVVKDIAIEVIKSIESTRKIKVPNSSIQLS